The DNA window GGAAACGGGCAACCCGGATTCACGGGCAAGGCGCACCAGTTCTTCCCTGTTTGCGTTCAAGGCGTTCATATGGTCATCCTCCTTTTCATCCGCTCCCCTGCCACGTCGCGCCCACACACATACCGGCAGAGGGAAGTTTTTCCATTAGCGTCCGTCCCGGATTCCGTCAAGTCGTTACGGGCGGCAGATGCCCGCCCCGCAATCCGTTGCGTTGGTGCGGGACAGAATAGGCTCCAACCTGCTACTGTGCGCTCAACCAGTACGATCTGAATTGACACGGCCCTGTGCATCTGACAGGTATATGGGCATTGTCAGGGGATTTAATCGTCGGGAGTGCTCTTGCCGCGCGTTTCCAAAGGAGACGGGTTATACGTGCGGATACAGGCGCATACTCGGCGGTACGGCATCGCGCCGCGCTGCCGACCCTGCTGTCAGGCTCGCCCTGCGGCAAGGATTCCACGCCATATCCCGGCAGGCCGTTCCGGTCCGATAATAACCGGACAGGAAAACGGCAGGGAAGACCCTTTGCGGTCACGCCCACTGTCTATGGCTGTTGCATGGAACAATGAACCGAGACAGAGGAGGTAGGTGCACATTCAGGACCCTCTGCGAAATGCCGCCTTGGCGTCATGCGCGGCATGGTCTGTTCCGGCATGAAACAGGTCGCGCCGGAACTGTGATTGGTACCCTGTTGCATCCGCATGAGGATGCCCGCACGGATACGACTTGTTGCCATGTCCCCGTGCGGTACGCGCGGCAGCCGGAAGACGAAGGCCGGCCCGCGTTTGTTGTGGAGGAGTTTTCCGCCGCATGCGCGACGGAAAAGATGTTTTCTGCACATGTACCCCCGGGCGGAGACCGGTACGGTACGCAACGAAAGATATCGTCTGGCTTGCAAAGGCCTCCCCCTGTTGGCGCTAGGGGAGGCCTTTCCCTTTGCGGGTTATCCTCTCCCGGCGCTCCGCCATTGCGCTTCTGCGCAAAACCTGTTGACCGGGCTGGCGCAATGCGCCTATCCCTTGGCAGTGAACACGGCACTGGCCGCCGGTGCGGCGGAACAGGAAAACGGGCCAGCCTCTGGTCCATGCATATCCAGAGATTGCAAGGAGTGAGACTATGCAAAGAACGCCCATTGCAGAAGCGCTTAACGCGCAGCAAGCACAGGCGCGGATAACGGTGTGCGGCTGGGTGCGCACCCGCCGCGATTCCAAGGGCTTTTCGTTTCTTGAAATCAATGACGGTTCGTGCCTCATGAACATACAGGTCATCATAGACGAAACCGTTCCCACATACGGCATTATCAAGGACGTAAGCACGGGGGCTTCCGTGCAGGTCACGGGAGAACTTGTGGAGTCTCCGGGCAAAGGGCAGAAATGGGAAGTGCGCTGTACGGAGCTTACCCTTTTCGGCACTGCTGACCCGGAAACCTTTCCGCTCCAGAAGAAGAGACACTCCGACGAATTTTTGCGCACCATCGCGCACCTGCGCCCCCGCACCAACAAATACGGAGCCGCGTTCCGCATTCGGTCTGAAGCTGCATTTGCCGTGCATTCCTTCTTCCGCGATCGCGGGTTCTTCCATGTGCATACGCCCATTTTGACCGGCTCGGACTGCGAAGGCGCGGGCGAGATGTTCCGCGTGACCACCCTGCCCGTGCAGGGCATTTCCAAGCCGGAGAACGGCAACTGGTTTGAAGATGACTTCTTCGGACGCGAGAGCAATCTTACCGTTTCCGGGCAGCTGGAAGCCGAAATGCTCACCATGGGCATGGGCAGGGTCTACACCTTCGGACCCACCTTCCGTGCTGAGAACTCCAATACTCCGCGGCATGCAGCGGAATTCTGGATGATTGAGCCGGAAATGGCCTTTGCGGACATTCAGGATGACATGGACCTAGGCGAAGACATGACCAAGTATGTGGTGCGCCACGTCATGGAACACTGCGCCCCGGACCTGAACCTGTTTGCCAGTTTTGTGGACAAGGAACTGATGGGACGGCTGGAAACGCTGGTACGTGAGCCTTTTGCACGCATTACCTACACTGAAGCTGTGGATATTCTGCTCGCTTCCGGGAAGGACTGGGAGTTCCCCGTTTCGTGGGGCTGCGACCTGCAGACCGAGCACGAGCGCTATCTGGCTGAGGAACACTTCGGCAAACCTGTGATTGTGCGCGACTATCCCAAGCAGATAAAAGCATTTTACATGCGCCTGAATGACGACGACAAGACCGTTGCCGCCATGGACGTGCTGGTGCCGCGCATAGGCGAGCTTATCGGTGGCTCCCAGCGTGAGGAACGGCTGGATGTGCTGGAAGCCCGCATCCGTGAAATCGGCCAGAACGTGGACGACTACTGGTGGTATCTGGATGCCCGCCGCTTCGGCACCGTGCCCCACGCAGGGTTCGGAATGGGGTTTGAACGGCTGCTCATGCTGCTCACCGGCATCACCAACATCCGCGACGTAATCCCCTTCCCGCGTACGCCGCGCAACATCGATTTCTAACCCCTGTCGGAAAGAAATCCCCTGCAGACATAATCCCCCGGACACTACGGTGCGCCGGGGGATTCGTTTAATTGGTCTCGGGCCGCCTTGCCAACGGCATACGTTCAGGCACACGCAGGCTCCGCGCCCTTGGCGGATGCAGGAGACTCCCTTCGACTGACATGCAGCAGGCAGCCCCGGCAGACTCATTGGGCAGTGTTGTTCTTTCGCCTGCCAACGAACAGCAACGCTCCTGTGAGCGCCGTAAAGGGCGCCACAAGCACCAACCCTATGCTGCCGATAAGCGTGGTCATAACCTCAGCGGCCACAAGATTCATGTTCAGGATGCTTATCATGGGAATATTCTGCGCCATAAAAAGCATAAGCAGGGTAATGTAGCCGCCGGAATAGGCCAGCAGCAGCGTGGTGGTCATGGTGCCCACAACCACCCTGCCCACACGCAGCCCGGAGGCAAGCGCCTGCGGAAATCCTATGCCGGGGTCGGCCTTGACCACCTCTTCCAGACAGGTGGCCACATCCATGGCCAGATCCATAACCGCACCGGAACAGGCAATGAATATGGCGGCCAGAAATATGCGGGTGAGATTCAGGTGAGCGTGCCCTGAGTAAAGCAGGGTTTCCGAAAAAGGAATCACCGCACCGCTGAGCCGGAACGGCCCTGCAAAGGCAAGCGACAGCAGGCAGGTGGTTATAATGCCCAGTTGGGCCCCCAGAAATGCCGCCATGGCCCGCCTGCTCAGGCCGCCGACAAGAAAAATGATCGCGCCCGTGAGCAGCGTGACGACAAGGAGTCCGACCAGAATCGGATCGTGCCCGCTCAGCAGGGCCGGAACAAGCAGCTTCCAGATGACATACCCGGAAAAGACAAAGGAAAGAAGGGCCTTTAGCCCGGTCCACCCGGCAAAAGAAAGCAGCAGCAGAGCGAAAAGGCCCATAAGCAGCCCTTCCACATGTAGCCGGTAATAGTCCTGCGCAATGGCGTGGGAAATGGCCCCGTTCTCCAGCGACAGAACGACCAGTGCCCGGTCGCCGACAACGAAACGCTTGTCCAGATCCATCTTACCCAGCATTTCGTTGTGGGCTTCAACCACCGCGCCCGCAAACGGGCCATCGGCAATACGGATACTCAGCCGCTGAATACCGGCGGAAACAATGCCGTAGGTACGCACCCGGCTGTCATCCGCCTCTAGGATCTCTCCCTGACAGCGAATGGCATCGCCCGCATGGCGTTTCTCATATCCGGTGGGTATCCAATGCAACAGGAGGGTGAGAAGAATAAAGAACAGCGCGAGACGGGCATCCTTGGATACAGGCATTGTCGCTCCGAAAACGGGAAGGCCCAAGGCCGTGTGCCCGCAAAACTGTTCAGTTCAGCGCCTTGCGGGGCGGAAGGCCCAGCACGGCCACAAATTTTGTGAAGAGGTCGGTGTTATCGTAGTATCCCTGAAAAAGACTGCTCTCCACACCGGTGGCAAAGGTGAGGACGGGCACACCGGTATGGGAGTACGATGTCCATGATACTCCGGCCATTTTGTTGAGAAGATGGGTTAACGCCACCGTAAACGGTTCGTGCCACCCGTACAGCAGGTAGTCCGGCCCCTTGGTGTCTGCATCCTGCACGCTCATGCTCCGCGCAAAGGCGACCCGGAGAGCCTCCTCCTCGAAAGGTTGGATGGACTGAGTGGTTACGCTCCCCGTATTGCCCGACTCCGCGCCAGTTCCCGCTGCTGTGTCAGCATTGGCCGATTCCCGGCTTGCAGACACCCGCAGGCCGAAGAAATCGTCTATCATAGGAGCAACCTGCTCAAATGTGCCGTGCGGATTTGCCTTGCGCCATGCGGTAAACATCTTGTTAAAGGCACTGTGGGAACCTTTCTGACGCGCCAGTTGCTGTAGGTACGTTGAATATCTGGTTCCGGCAAATCCCAGTGCCATTCCGCCTGTCTCATGGTCACCCGTGACGACTATCAATGTTTCTTCAGGATGTTTGGCCGCAAAGCCGAGCACTCTTTCCACCGCCGCCTCCAGCGCCAGCAGATCATTGACGACTGTGGCAGCATCGTTGGCATGGCATGCCCAGTCC is part of the Desulfovibrio psychrotolerans genome and encodes:
- the asnS gene encoding asparagine--tRNA ligase, with protein sequence MQRTPIAEALNAQQAQARITVCGWVRTRRDSKGFSFLEINDGSCLMNIQVIIDETVPTYGIIKDVSTGASVQVTGELVESPGKGQKWEVRCTELTLFGTADPETFPLQKKRHSDEFLRTIAHLRPRTNKYGAAFRIRSEAAFAVHSFFRDRGFFHVHTPILTGSDCEGAGEMFRVTTLPVQGISKPENGNWFEDDFFGRESNLTVSGQLEAEMLTMGMGRVYTFGPTFRAENSNTPRHAAEFWMIEPEMAFADIQDDMDLGEDMTKYVVRHVMEHCAPDLNLFASFVDKELMGRLETLVREPFARITYTEAVDILLASGKDWEFPVSWGCDLQTEHERYLAEEHFGKPVIVRDYPKQIKAFYMRLNDDDKTVAAMDVLVPRIGELIGGSQREERLDVLEARIREIGQNVDDYWWYLDARRFGTVPHAGFGMGFERLLMLLTGITNIRDVIPFPRTPRNIDF
- a CDS encoding YibE/F family protein, with translation MPVSKDARLALFFILLTLLLHWIPTGYEKRHAGDAIRCQGEILEADDSRVRTYGIVSAGIQRLSIRIADGPFAGAVVEAHNEMLGKMDLDKRFVVGDRALVVLSLENGAISHAIAQDYYRLHVEGLLMGLFALLLLSFAGWTGLKALLSFVFSGYVIWKLLVPALLSGHDPILVGLLVVTLLTGAIIFLVGGLSRRAMAAFLGAQLGIITTCLLSLAFAGPFRLSGAVIPFSETLLYSGHAHLNLTRIFLAAIFIACSGAVMDLAMDVATCLEEVVKADPGIGFPQALASGLRVGRVVVGTMTTTLLLAYSGGYITLLMLFMAQNIPMISILNMNLVAAEVMTTLIGSIGLVLVAPFTALTGALLFVGRRKNNTAQ